The following are encoded together in the Trachemys scripta elegans isolate TJP31775 chromosome 7, CAS_Tse_1.0, whole genome shotgun sequence genome:
- the LOC117880945 gene encoding 60S ribosomal protein L26, whose product MKFNPFVTSDRSKNRKRHFNAPSHIRRKIMSSPLSKELRQKYNVRSMSIRKDDEVQVVRGHYKGQQIGKVVQVYRKKYVIYIERVQREKANGTTVHVGIHPSKVVITRLKLDKDRKKILERKAKSRQVGKEKGKYKEETIEKMQE is encoded by the coding sequence ATGAAGTTCAATCCTTTTGTGACCTCGGACCGCAGCAAGAACCGCAAGAGGCACTTCAATGCACCCTCTCACATTCGCAGGAAGATCATGTCTTCTCCTCTTTCCAAGGAGCTAAGGCAGAAATACAATGTCCGCTCTATGTCTATCCGAAAAGATGATGAAGTCCAGGTTGTCCGGGGACATTATAAAGGCCAGCAAATCGGCAAGGTAGTCCAGGTATACAGAAAAAAATACGTCATCTACATTGAACGTGTACAGCGTGAGAAGGCCAACGGCACAACAGTCCATGTTGGAATCCATCCTAGCAAGGTGGTGATCACTAGGCTAAAATTGGACAAGGATCGCAAAAAGATCTTGGAACGCAAAGCAAAGTCTCGCCAGGTTGGCAAGGAGAAGGGCAAATACAAGGAAGAAACCATTGAAAAGATGCAAGAATAG